In Pangasianodon hypophthalmus isolate fPanHyp1 chromosome 3, fPanHyp1.pri, whole genome shotgun sequence, a single genomic region encodes these proteins:
- the vps26a gene encoding vacuolar protein sorting-associated protein 26A, with amino-acid sequence MSFLGGLFGPVCEIDVVLNDAESRKTAELKTEDGKVEKHYLFYDGESVSGKVNLSVKQSGKRLEHQGIRIEFVGQIELFSDKSNTHEFVNLVKELALPGELTQNRSYDFEFMQVEKPYESYVGANVRLRYFLKVTIVRRLSDLVKEYDLIVHQLATYPDVNNSIKMEVGIEDCLHIEFEYNKSKYHLKDVIVGKIYFLLVRIKIQHMELQLIKKEMTGIGPSTTTETETVAKYEIMDGAPVKGESIPIRLFLAGYDLTATMRDVNKKFSVRYFLNLVLVDEEDRRYFKQQEIVLWRKAPEKLRKRNFHQRYESPESRPSLSAEQPEM; translated from the exons ATG AGTTTCCTCGGTGGTCTGTTTGGTCCTGTGTGTGAGATTGATGTCGTACTCAATGATGCCGAGAGCAGAAAAACAGCAGAGCTGAAGACAGAAGATGGGAAAGtggaaaaacattatttattttatgatggaGAGTCAGTTTCTGGAAAG GTAAACCTCAGCGTAAAACAAAGTGGCAAGCGGCTTGAACATCAGGGAATTCGGATAGAGTTTGTCGGACAGATTG AACTGTTCAGTGATAAAAGCAACACACACGAGTTTGTGAACCTGGTGAAGGAGCTTGCTCTTCCAGGAGAGCTGACCCAGAATCGCAGCTATGACTTTGAGTTCATGCAAGTGGAGAAGCCATACGAGTCCTATGTTGGAGCTAATGTGCGACTGAG gtaTTTCCTCAAAGTAACCATAGTGAGAAGGCTTTCTGATTTGGTCAAGGAGTATGACCTAATTGTCCATCAGCTTGCCACCTACCCAGATGTCAACAATTCCATCAAGATGGAAGTGGGCATTGAAGACTGCCTTCACATAGAGTTTGAGTACAACAAGTCCAA ATACCACCTAAAAGATGTAATTGTGGGTAAAATCTACTTTCTACTAGTTCGAATCAAAATCCAACACATGGAGCTTCAGCTAATCAAGAAAGAAATGACAGGAATTG GGCCGAGCACAACTACAGAGACAGAAACTGTGGCTAAGTATGAGATTATGGATGGAGCACCAGTGAAAG GTGAGTCCATACCCATACGCCTCTTCCTGGCCGGCTATGACCTCACAGCTACAATGAGAGATGTAAACAAGAAGTTCTCTGTGAGGTACTTCCTAAATCTGGTGCTGGTGGATGAAGAGGACAGGAGATACTTCAAACAGCAG GAGATTGTTTTGTGGCGAAAAGCCCCTGAAAAGCTCAGAAAACGCAACTTCCACCAGCGTTATGAGTCCCCAGAGTCACGACCGAGCCTTTCTGCTGAACAGCCTGAAATGTGA